The Euphorbia lathyris chromosome 2, ddEupLath1.1, whole genome shotgun sequence genome includes a window with the following:
- the LOC136219207 gene encoding serine acetyltransferase 1, chloroplastic: MKLPSSSLYKSFSPISSSSIFRIKPHPQPNLNSMAACVHTHRTNSPQLPPNPNRSKSDDTSFNYAKFIRPTFSDQVSTKPFSKNQLKSIHTRPIIGEQDTDFKEDPWLKMLEEAKFDIQQEPILSSYYYTSILSQRSLQTALANHLAIKLSNLSLPATTLLDIFIGVLDESEDIINYVKEDMRAVKERDPACISYVHCFLNFKGFLACQSHRIAHKLWSQGRDVLALLIQNRVSEVFAVDIHPGAKIGHGILLDHATGVVVGETAVIGNNVSILHNVTLGGTGKASGDRHPKIGDGVLIGAGSCILGNIWIGEGAKIGAGSVVVKDVPARTTALGNPARLIGGKDNPTKLDKIPSFTMDHTSNIAEWSDYVI; the protein is encoded by the coding sequence atGAAGCTTCCGTCTTCTTCTCTATATAAATCATTTTCTCCAATCTCTTCTTCATCCATTTTCCGAATCAAACCTCATCCTCAACCTAATCTCAATTCCATGGCCGCTTGTGTTCATACTCACAGAACCAATTCCCCCCAACTTCCCCCAAATCCAAACAGGTCTAAATCCGATGATACTTCTTTCAATTACGCTAAATTCATCCGACCCACTTTTTCGGATCAGGTTTCCACCAAGCCCTTTTCGAAGAATCAATTGAAATCGATTCACACCCGCCCAATAATCGGAGAACAAGACACCGATTTTAAAGAAGACCCGTGGCTGAAAATGCTCGAAGAAGCCAAATTCGACATCCAGCAAGAACCCATCCTCTCAAGCTATTATTACACTTCAATTCTCTCCCAGAGATCTCTACAAACAGCGCTGGCAAATCACCTCGCAATCAAGCTAAGTAATCTCAGCCTCCCCGCTACTACTCTGTTAGATATTTTCATAGGAGTGCTTGATGAAAGTGaagatataattaattatgttaAAGAAGATATGAGAGCAGTAAAGGAAAGAGACCCAGCTTGTATAAGTTATGTGCACTGTTTTTTGAATTTCAAAGGATTTCTTGCTTGTCAATCACATAGAATTGCACACAAATTGTGGTCACAAGGGAGGGATGTTTTAGCCCTATTGATACAAAATAGAGTATCTGAGGTTTTTGCTGTTGATATTCATCCTGGTGCAAAAATTGGGCATGGGATTTTGCTTGATCATGCCACAGGAGTAGTTGTGGGTGAAACAGCTGTGATTGGGAACAATGTGTCAATTTTGCATAATGTGACTTTAGGAGGTACAGGGAAGGCTTCTGGTGATAGGCATCCTAAGATTGGGGATGGGGTATTGATTGGGGCTGGGAGTTGTATTTTAGGTAATATTTGGATTGGTGAAGGGGCTAAAATTGGGGCTGGATCTGTTGTGGTGAAGGATGTACCTGCCAGAACTACTGCACTTGGAAATCCAGCAAGATTGATTGGAGGGAAAGACAATCCAACTAAGCTTGATAAGATTCCTAGTTTTACTATGGATCATACTTCAAATATTGCTGAATGGTCTGATTATGTTATCTAG
- the LOC136219208 gene encoding small ribosomal subunit protein uS10c, with protein sequence MALSSITTTLIPSLVSTSSFQSKPNTPTKLFSTSSLLPNSVNIALSTLKLSPSTTRVFAAPETLNASEEIVESPPETLDEPDADNFQAGELPKNPALSIGADADKMAPKQKIRIKLRSYWVPLIEDSCKQIMDAARTTNAKTMGPVPLPTKKRIYCVLKSPHVHKDARFHFEIRTHQRLIDILYPTAQTIDSLMQLDLPAGVDVEVKL encoded by the exons ATGGCATTATCTTCAATCACTACTACGCTAATCCCATCTCTTGTTAGTACATCTTCATTTCAATCTAAACCTAATACACCCACAAAGCTCTTCTCTACTTCTTCTCTGCTCCCCAATTCTGTTAACATTGCTCTTAGCACCCTAAAACTCTCACCTTCAACAACTAGGGTTTTTGCTGCTCCTGAGACTCTGAATGCTTCTGAAGAGATTGTGGAATCTCCTCCAGAAACACTTGATGAACCTGACGCTGATAATTTTCAG GCTGGAGAGTTACCCAAAAACCCAGCGCTCAGCATTGGAGCAGATGCAGATAAA ATGGCACCGAAGCAGAAAATTAGAATCAAGCTAAGGTCATACTGGGTACCCCTGATTGAGGACTCCTGCAAGCAGATAATGGATGCTGCTAGGACTACAAATGCAAAGACCATGGGTCCTGTGCCATTGCCAACAAAGAAGCGGATTTACTGTGTGCTAAAATCTCCCCATGTGCACAAGGATGCGAGATTTCATTTTGAGATTAGAACCCACCAACGTCTTATAGATATTCTATATCCCACTGCGCAGACAATAGATTCGTTGATGCAACTTGACCTTCCTGCTGGGGTTGATGTAGAGGTCAAGCTCTGA